The DNA segment AATACAAAGGAAGGGAGGCTAATTCTTACAAAAGAAGATTATAAGCATTATGAATTATATCGCAAACCTCTCTTTAAGCGTCTAGAAAGAGATCTCTTAAATAGGACATTTGTTTTTGTGGGTTACGCATTAAAAGACCCTAACTTTAGGGAAATATTAGAGGATTGCAGAAATGAGTTGGGGACCAAAACCCTGCCCTTTAGTTTCGCAATAAGAAAAAGTTTTGATGATACAGAAGAAACATTTTGGCGTGCAAAATACAATATACAGTTAATTGAGACTGATGCCAGTGACTTCCTTCAGCTATTAAAGAAAACTTGGATAGCCCAAAAATACTCGGTTGTACCCTTTGAGTCCAGGAAGGCTAATGAGTATTTATTTGTCGATAGAACGGCTCATTTCCCAAAAATTGCAGAATCATTTTATCTTATTGATCCGAAGACTACTCTAGGGCCTAGTAATCCGAAATTATTTTTCCATGGGGCCGAAGCCACGTGGGGAGATATCTGTGAAAAAATTGCCCCCGAAAGGGATGCATATTGGACCATACTCGAAGCCTTATTCCCCGAATTTGCAGAACCAACTAACTCTCCTAGCTCATATCTTATTACAGGAGCCGCCGGAACAGGAAAGACAACTCTCGTTTATTCTTTGGCATATAGCATAGCAAAAGAATTCGATTTGCAAGTTTTAATGCATATACCCGGCACTCCGCTTGACATAAACGTCATAGGATCTCTCGTTAGTGAGAATAATCCTAAAAGAATCGTTGTCTTGGTAAGACACGCCGCTGAGTACCTATCGCATCTTGATAGCTTTATGGATGAAGCAAAAAGAAAGAACCTGCCAATTACCCTGCTTCTAGAAGAAAGAAAAAATCAATGGGTTACAGCAATTACAAATACAAAACGGCACTTTTCTCCTCCAGAGTTTGAGCTTGGTGCATTATCAATAAATGAAATTAATAGAATTCTAGACGCATTAAATAAACATAAAGTACTGGGCAAACTTACTGGTTCTTCCAGAGACTCTCAAGTCGAACACTTCACTTCTCTTGCTCATAAAGAATTGCTTGTCGCTTTAAGAGAGCTTATTAGTGAAAGCGAAGGCCAGTTTGACGATATTATAAGGGACGAATTTAAAAAAATACCATCAGATACGGCTAAACAGGCCTATATATATGTCTCAGCATTGGGCCAAATAGACCTATCCATTCGCTATGAAACATTAATGCATATTCTTAATCTGGATATTAAACAGCTCAGAGAAGAAATCTTCACTCCCACTGAGGGAGTTTTAATATCTGGCGAAGCACTGGGTAGCTCGAGGCATAATATAGGATTTAGACTTACAACACGACATCCCGTTATTGCTTCTATCATATTTTCAACAGAAGCACCCAGTGACGATTCTAAATTTGAAATTTTTAATAATATCATTACTGCCTTAGACCCGGGCTACAATGAAGATAAAAGATTGTTGCAAGAAATTACTAGAAGCAGACAACTGGTTGGTGTATTCCAATCAAAAGAAAAAAAACGCGCAGTATATGAGCGATTAGAGAGCGCTTTGCCTGGTAATCCATTCGTATTCCAGCATAGGTCGATCTTAGAAAAGGATTTGAGTGATCCACAAGCCGCTGTTTTATACGCTCGCAAGGCTTTAGAGTTAGACCCTAGAAATCCGTTTTTGTTAAATACCCTTGGCCTAGTATTGGAATTTGAGGCTCGCTCTACTGCAAATCTTCTAAAACGCCGTGCATTAATTACCGAGGCCTCTAAAATATTCGATGACGAAATACGCCGGGATCCCACTAATCCTTATGCATATATTGGAAAGGTGTTCATAATACGGCAACAAATTAACGAAGAGCTCGATATCGATAATAAAGCCCTATTAAAAGCGAGTGCTCTTTCGTTTCTTGAAGAAGCTTATGAAATAACCCAAAAAGCTCCTATGATTGCCGGAGAGTTAGCAATTCAACGCGATCAACTCGGAGCTCCCAAAGATGCCATAACAATCCTACGCACTGCTTTAAAGAAAAAACCGAATGATGAAAGATTGCGCGATATGCTTGTTCGACTTGAAATTGACCATGATCCAGAACAAGCTATAAAAACTGCTGAGGAAGGTATAAAATTTAATCCGAATTCATGGA comes from the Candidatus Omnitrophota bacterium genome and includes:
- a CDS encoding SIR2 family protein produces the protein MLPKNWLFAFATSAIIQHIIGAAMPNREETKLKAIETICNKLCDRNAVLFLGAGINDGIKDKKGNAAPLGQQLSDLIARDLLESKTLSVTLDEAAEMARYRVGDEALNKYLYNLFLSFDPGTSHLTLVQLPWDVIYTTNFDLLVEKATQVKAIQPAGVIKPVYSNQADLTSFKEEDILYYKLHGSVDYANTKEGRLILTKEDYKHYELYRKPLFKRLERDLLNRTFVFVGYALKDPNFREILEDCRNELGTKTLPFSFAIRKSFDDTEETFWRAKYNIQLIETDASDFLQLLKKTWIAQKYSVVPFESRKANEYLFVDRTAHFPKIAESFYLIDPKTTLGPSNPKLFFHGAEATWGDICEKIAPERDAYWTILEALFPEFAEPTNSPSSYLITGAAGTGKTTLVYSLAYSIAKEFDLQVLMHIPGTPLDINVIGSLVSENNPKRIVVLVRHAAEYLSHLDSFMDEAKRKNLPITLLLEERKNQWVTAITNTKRHFSPPEFELGALSINEINRILDALNKHKVLGKLTGSSRDSQVEHFTSLAHKELLVALRELISESEGQFDDIIRDEFKKIPSDTAKQAYIYVSALGQIDLSIRYETLMHILNLDIKQLREEIFTPTEGVLISGEALGSSRHNIGFRLTTRHPVIASIIFSTEAPSDDSKFEIFNNIITALDPGYNEDKRLLQEITRSRQLVGVFQSKEKKRAVYERLESALPGNPFVFQHRSILEKDLSDPQAAVLYARKALELDPRNPFLLNTLGLVLEFEARSTANLLKRRALITEASKIFDDEIRRDPTNPYAYIGKVFIIRQQINEELDIDNKALLKASALSFLEEAYEITQKAPMIAGELAIQRDQLGAPKDAITILRTALKKKPNDERLRDMLVRLEIDHDPEQAIKTAEEGIKFNPNSWRMQRHVARLKRARGEPLDAVKGYYDGAIRHRKGDIDLMIELAAYLFINKRLSEASVIFNQTRNFAIPGYEKRRIRECWKDGANQNIIFSGKVKKIVGAAAYAIAVPDNFEAFFYRTIASLSKLKEGDQIKFWVGFNAYGPTAKIISE